The Humulus lupulus chromosome 3, drHumLupu1.1, whole genome shotgun sequence genome window below encodes:
- the LOC133823715 gene encoding putative multidrug resistance protein, whose protein sequence is MGKKGGGLFRYADGTDKWLMVFGTFGSIGDGLMTPLTMLVLSRLINDFGVADTSFSNNVVDKYSLRMLYVAIGVGVSAFIEGVCWTRTAERQTSRMRMEYLRSVLRQEVAFFDTQSTSSHTFQVISSVSSDAHLIQDTMAEKIPNFLAHLSSFMFCFPIAFMLSWRLSVAVFPFCLMFVIPGVVFGKVLKELGAKIKDAYGNAGGIAEQAISSIRIVYSYVGENHTITKFSKALEKCSELGIKQGLMKGILMGSMGMIYAAWSFQAWVGSLLVAERGEKGGYVFISGVCVILGGVSVMLALPNLSFISEALIAANRIFVMIERVPLIDSQNEKGKVLKNVNGNIEFRDVDFSYPSRPDTPILQRFNLKVKSGKMVGLVGGSGSGKSTIISLLERFYDPVRGHILLDGNKLKTLEIKWLRSQMGLVNQEPVLFATSIKENILFGKEGASMEDVINAAKAANAHEFIVKLPERYDTQVGQFGVQLSGGQKQRIAIARALIRNPRILLLDEATSALDAQSERVVQEALDKASQGRTTIVVAHRLSTIRNADMIVVLQSGRVVEIGSHDELIQRKNGTGGAYSKMVELQQSSMQNDDTSNSFYHPTEGRKQHNMRSFYSPLSPVDVRSSWQNSPAATPFSPIFSMSVTSSFQMSQYDDDHNKSSQNDPYSSPSQWRLLQMNAPEWKQAILGCFGAAGFGAIQPIHAYCLGTVVSVYFLKDSSQIKSQMKMYCYIFLILTGLSFITNLLQHYNFAVMGERLTKRVREKMLGKMLTFEVGWFDQDDNTSAAICARLSNEASMVRSLISDRISLLVQVSFSASLAFIIGLIITWRVAIVMIAMQPLLIGSFYSKSVLMKSMSRKAQKAQSKGSQLASEAAINHRTITAFSSQNRVLDLFGLSMEGPKKENIKQSWFSGIGLFTSQFLTTAAISLTFWYGGRLINNGQVTSKHLFQAFFLLISTGKNIADAGSMTSDLARGASAIKSIFAILDRKSEIEPENPKAVKNTIKGKIELKNIFFSYPVRPDQMIFKGLTLKIEAGRTVALVGQSGSGKSTVIGLIERFYDPLKGSVLIDEQDVKNYNLRKLRSQIALVSQEPTLFGGSIRENIRYGEEDASEVELRKAAKLANAHEFISSMKDGYDTYCGERGVQLSGGQKQRIALARAILKNPKILLLDEATSALDSASENLVQEALEKMMVGRTCVVVAHRLSTIQKADTIAVIKNGKVAEQGSHTNLLAIGHHGAYYSLVQLQNLHSQN, encoded by the exons ATGGGGAAGAAAGGTGGTGGTCTGTTTAGGTATGCCGATGGCACAGACAAGTGGCTGATGGTGTTTGGGACATTCGGTAGCATTGGAGATGGGCTGATGACTCCACTCACCATGCTGGTTCTTAGTCGTTTGATCAATGATTTTGGAGTGGCTGACACTTCTTTCTCCAATAATGTTGTAGACAAG TACTCACTTAGAATGCTCTATGTAGCCATTGGGGTTGGAGTATCTGCTTTCATTG AAGGAGTTTGTTGGACAAGAACAGCTGAGAGACAAACGTCTAGGATGAGAATGGAGTACTTAAGATCAGTACTAAGGCAAGAAGTTGCCTTCTTCGACACTCAATCGACATCTTCTCATACCTTCCAAGTTATTTCATCGGTCTCTTCTGATGCTCATCTAATCCAGGACACCATGGCagaaaag ATTCCAAATTTTCTTGCACATCTGTCATCATTTATGTTCTGTTTCCCAATTGCTTTTATGCTCTCTTGGAGGCTTTCAGTGGCAGTTTTTCCATTCTGTCTCATGTTTGTCATTCCAGGAGTTGTATTTGGCAAGGTACTGAAAGAGTTGGGGGCCAAGATAAAGGATGCTTATGGAAATGCTGGTGGCATTGCAGAACAAGCAATCTCATCGATTCGCATTGTTTATTCATATGTTGGGGAGAATCATACTATAACTAAGTTCAGCAAAGCACTTGAAAAATGTTCTGAGCTTGGCATAAAGCAAGGTTTAATGAAGGGAATACTGATGGGGAGTATGGGAATGATTTATGCTGCTTGGTCTTTTCAAGCTTGGGTTGGAAGCTTGCTTGTTGCTGAGAGAGGAGAAAAAGGTGGCTATGTTTTCATCTCTGGGGTCTGTGTAATTTTGGGAGGAGT GTCTGTAATGCTTGCGCTTCCAAACCTATCTTTCATCTCAGAGGCATTGATTGCAGCCAACCGAATATTTGTGATGATTGAGAGGGTTCCTCTCATTGACAGTCAAAATGAAAAGGGGAAAGTTCTGAAAAATGTAAACGGAAATATTGAGTTTAGAGATGTTGACTTCAGTTATCCATCAAGGCCTGATACTCCAATTCTACAAAGATTTAATCTCAAGGTGAAATCTGGTAAGATGGTTGGTCTTGTTGGAGGCAGTGGTTCTGGCAAGTCTACTATCATTTCTTTGCTTGAAAGATTCTATGATCCAGTTAGAGGACACATTCTTCTTGATGGGAATAAACTAAAGACACTCGAGATAAAATGGTTGAGATCCCAAATGGGGTTGGTCAATCAAGAACCAGTCCTTTTTGCAACATccataaaagaaaatattttgttTGGCAAGGAAGGAGCTTCAATGGAAGATGTTATAAATGCAGCTAAGGCTGCAAATGCGCATGAATTCATTGTTAAACTACCTGAAAGATATGATACTCAA GTTGGACAATTTGGAGTTCAATTGTCTGGAGGGCAAAAGCAAAGGATTGCTATAGCAAGAGCCTTAATAAGGAATCCAAGAATACTTCTACTAGATGAAGCTACAAGTGCTTTGGATGCTCAATCTGAAAGAGTTGTGCAAGAAGCGTTGGACAAGGCTTCACAAGGAAGGACAACAATTGTCGTTGCTCATCGGCTTTCCACAATTCGAAATGCTGACATGATAGTAGTTCTTCAATCTGGTAGAGTGGTTGAAATAGGTTCTCATGATGAGCTGATTCAGAGAAAAAATGGAACAGGAGGTGCATATAGCAAAATGGTCGAATTACAACAATCATCGATGCAAAACGATGACACTTCCAATAGTTTTTATCATCCAACAGAAGGTAGAAAACAACACAATATGAGGAGTTTCTATAGCCCCTTGTCACCAGTAGATGTTAGATCAAGCTGGCAAAATAGCCCTGCAGCCACTCCATTCAGTCCAATATTTTCAATGAGTGTCACTAGTTCTTTCCAAATGAGCCAATATGATGACGATCACAATAAAAGCTCACAAAATGATCCATATTCTTCTCCATCCCAGTGGCGTTTATTGCAAATGAATGCACCTGAGTGGAAGCAAGCAATACTTGGGTGTTTTGGGGCTGCTGGATTTGGAGCTATTCAGCCAATTCATGCCTATTGCTTGGGAACTGTTGTTTCAGTTTACTTTCTAAAAGACAGCTCTCAGATCAAATCACAAATGAAAATGTATTGCTATATATTCTTAATCCTAACTGGTTTAAGTTTCATTACAAATCTTCTTCAGCATTACAACTTTGCAGTCATGGGAGAGCGTTTAACGAAAAGAGTGCGTGAAAAAATGCTCGGGAAAATGCTCACCTTTGAGGTAGGTTGGTTTGATCAAGATGACAACACAAGTGCAGCTATCTGTGCTCGACTATCCAATGAAGCAAGCATGGTGCGTTCCCTCATTTCAGATCGCATATCATTGCTGGTTCAGGTTTCCTTCAGTGCCTCTTTAGCTTTTATCATTGGATTAATAATCACATGGAGGGTGGCCATTGTAATGATTGCCATGCAGCCTTTACTTATTGGGAGCTTCTATTCAAAGAGTGTTCTAATGAAAAGTATGTCTAGAAAGGCCCAAAAAGCACAGAGCAAAGGCAGTCAATTGGCAAGTGAAGCTGCCATCAACCATAGGACTATAACAGCCTTTTCCTCTCAAAATAGAGTACTAGACCTCTTTGGGCTTTCAATGGAAGGTCCTAAAAAGGAGAACATCAAACAATCATGGTTTTCTGGTATTGGGTTGTTCACTTCTCAGTTTTTGACAACTGCTGCTATATCTTTAACATTTTGGTATGGTGGAAGACTCATCAATAATGGACAAGTGACCTCAAAGCATTTGTTCCAAGCTTTTTTCCTCTTAATTAGCACAGGTAAAAACATTGCAGATGCAGGAAGCATGACCTCTGATTTAGCCAGAGGTGCAAGTGCCATCAAATCAATATTTGCAATCTTAGACAGGAAAAGTGAGATTGAGCCTGAAAACCCCAAAGCAGTTAAGAATACCATCAAAGGAAAAATAGAGTTAAAGAACATATTTTTCTCTTATCCAGTTAGGCCTGACCAGATGATTTTCAAGGGCCTAACTCTCAAGATAGAAGCTGGAAGAACAGTGGCTCTAGTGGGACAAAGTGGATCAGGAAAATCTACTGTAATTGGACTAATTGAAAGATTTTATGACCCACTAAAAGGATCAGTCTTGATAGATGAACAAGATGTTAAAAACTATAATTTGAGGAAGTTGAGGTCACAAATTGCTTTGGTGAGCCAAGAACCTACTCTCTTTGGAGGTAGCATCCGTGAGAACATTCGATATGGTGAAGAAGATGCTTCAGAAGTTGAACTGAGGAAAGCTGCAAAACTTGCCAATGCTCATGAATTTATAAG CTCAATGAAAGATGGCTATGACACATATTGTGGAGAAAGAGGAGTTCAGCTCTCAGGAGGACAGAAGCAAAGGATAGCTCTCGCAAGAGCAATACTGAAAAACCCGAAAATTCTTCTCTTGGACGAGGCAACGAGTGCTCTTGACAGCGCATCGGAGAATTTAGTCCAAGAAGCATTGGAGAAGATGATGGTTGGGAGAACATGTGTGGTTGTGGCTCATCGTTTGTCCACCATACAAAAGGCAGACACCATAGCAGTAATAAAGAATGGGAAAGTTGCAGAACAAGGATCACATACTAATTTGCTTGCTATTGGGCATCATGGTGCCTACTACTCTCTTGTACAGCTACAAAATCTTCACTCACAAAACTGA